The following proteins are encoded in a genomic region of Xenopus laevis strain J_2021 chromosome 3L, Xenopus_laevis_v10.1, whole genome shotgun sequence:
- the LOC121401321 gene encoding olfactory receptor 11L1-like, giving the protein MQMNNHSVVTEIFLLGFQHLSNFKILVFSLILLIHILTIYENSLVIVLVTISQDLHSPMFFFLQQLSLSDLLQSMVIVPILLRTIMNEGAKISLIGCIAQLYFFGITEVLQSFLLTVMSYDRYLAICNPLRYCSIMNHRYCVKLIVMSWLLALSFTPVSVVSAAKQEFCNQNTINHFFCDYFPLLELSCSDTFLTQILAITVSVPSILFPFLVIIGSYICIAHEILKITSNIGRQKAFSTCSSHLAVVSIFYGTLIGIYVVPTRNQSQTIKKVISLLYTVVTPFINPIIYSLKSADMKNALKNITK; this is encoded by the coding sequence ATGCAAATGAACAATCATTCAGTGGttactgaaattttccttttggGATTTCAGCACCTCAGCAATTTCAAGATCCTGGTGTTTTCTTTGATTCTTTTGATTCACATATTGACCATCTATGAAAATTCCCTTGTCATCGTATTGGTAACAATTAGCCAAGATCTTCATTCTCCCATGTTCTTCTTTCTCCAACAACTCTCCTTATCTGATCTCCTGCAGTCCATGGTTATTGTTCCCATCCTGCTCAGAACTATCATGAATGAAGGAGCTAAAATATCCCTTATTGGCTGTATTGCACAACTTTATTTCTTTGGTATAACTGAAGTTTTACAGAGTTTCCTTCTAACtgtgatgtcctatgacagatatctggccatctgCAATCCTCTGCGTTATTGTTCGATAATGAACCACAGATATTGTGTTAAATTAATTGTTATGTCATGGCTGCTTGCCCTTAGTTTTACACCAGTTAGTGTGGTTTCTGCAGCTAAACAAGAGTTCTGCAACCAAAATACCAtcaaccatttcttctgtgattatTTTCCTCTACTGGAACTTTCCTGCTCAGACACCTTCTTGACACAGATATTGGCAATCACTGTTTCTGTCCCCTCGATTCTTTTCCCTTTCTTGGTCATCattggatcctatatctgtattgccCATGAAATCCTAAAGATAACGTCCAATattgggagacaaaaagccttctccacctgcagctcccacttggctgtggtctccatCTTTTATGGAACTCTCATTGGTATTTATGTGGTTCCCACAAGAAATCAATCACAAACcattaaaaaagtaatttcccttttatatacagtagtgacACCTTTTATTAATCCAATTATTTACAGCTTGAAAAGTGCAGATATGAAAAATGCccttaaaaatataacaaaataa